Proteins encoded within one genomic window of Bacillus sp. F19:
- the serA gene encoding phosphoglycerate dehydrogenase, which produces MYRILVSDSMSADGLQPLLAAENVEVVQKKASEAADELHTFHALLVRSATKVTDELIGKMPSLKIIARAGVGIDNIDLDAATKHGVVVINAPDGNTISTAEHTFAMMTSLLRHIPQANVSVKSNEWNRTAFVGTELYGKTLGIVGLGRIGTEIAKRAQAFGVNVLVFDPFLTRDRAAKISVKSASLDELLEQADIITVHTPLTKETRGLIGAKSLPKTKKGVYLLNCARGGIIDEEAIIPFLENGHIAGVALDVFETEPPVNHPLLQYDNVIATPHLGASTKEAQLNVAAQVAQDVLHFLDGKMVTTSVNLPTLTKEVFEKIQPFYKLAKKMGNVVSQCMKEPVNDISIKYEGSVAELETSFITKSLIAGFLTPRVASNVNEVNAGMIAKERGISFSEKITSNQSGYANCITVIIHGDQTDFEIKGTHIPHYGERIVGINSFNIDFYPSGHLIYIQHTDKPGVIGRVGRILGDHEVNIATMQVGRKNAGGEAIMMLSFDRSLDESLLTTLSEINDIVSIRAIEL; this is translated from the coding sequence ATGTATCGAATTTTAGTTTCAGATTCAATGAGTGCAGATGGACTTCAGCCTTTGCTCGCAGCAGAAAATGTAGAGGTTGTTCAGAAAAAAGCGTCTGAGGCAGCAGACGAGCTACATACCTTTCACGCTTTGCTTGTCAGAAGTGCCACTAAAGTGACGGATGAGTTAATAGGTAAAATGCCGTCTCTTAAAATAATCGCAAGAGCCGGCGTTGGAATCGATAACATTGATCTTGATGCTGCGACTAAACATGGCGTTGTCGTCATTAATGCACCAGATGGTAATACGATTTCTACAGCTGAGCATACCTTTGCTATGATGACTTCCCTTCTCCGCCATATTCCGCAGGCGAATGTATCGGTTAAATCTAATGAATGGAATCGTACAGCATTTGTAGGAACTGAGCTTTACGGCAAAACATTGGGTATTGTCGGCCTCGGCAGAATCGGAACAGAAATTGCTAAACGAGCGCAGGCGTTTGGAGTAAATGTACTTGTATTTGACCCATTTTTAACACGTGACCGCGCTGCAAAAATCTCAGTAAAAAGTGCGAGTCTTGATGAACTTCTCGAGCAGGCGGATATCATTACGGTTCATACCCCTCTCACTAAAGAAACACGCGGACTTATAGGAGCAAAATCATTGCCTAAGACTAAAAAAGGCGTTTATTTGCTCAACTGCGCACGAGGCGGGATTATCGATGAAGAAGCCATCATCCCCTTTTTAGAGAACGGCCATATTGCAGGAGTAGCGCTGGATGTGTTTGAAACAGAACCGCCTGTTAATCACCCTTTATTGCAATATGACAATGTAATTGCAACTCCGCATTTAGGAGCTTCTACGAAGGAAGCGCAGTTAAACGTTGCAGCCCAGGTCGCTCAGGATGTTCTTCATTTTCTGGACGGCAAAATGGTGACTACATCCGTCAACCTGCCGACATTAACAAAAGAAGTATTTGAAAAAATTCAGCCTTTTTACAAGCTTGCCAAGAAAATGGGGAACGTTGTATCACAGTGCATGAAAGAGCCTGTGAATGACATATCTATAAAATATGAAGGATCAGTAGCTGAGCTTGAGACTTCATTTATTACAAAAAGCTTGATTGCAGGGTTCTTAACTCCCCGTGTTGCTTCGAATGTAAATGAAGTAAACGCAGGCATGATTGCAAAAGAACGCGGGATCAGCTTCAGTGAAAAAATCACTTCAAATCAGTCTGGGTATGCAAATTGCATCACTGTTATCATTCATGGAGATCAAACGGATTTTGAAATAAAAGGCACGCACATTCCTCATTACGGTGAACGAATTGTCGGCATTAATTCCTTCAATATCGACTTTTACCCATCAGGACATCTTATTTATATTCAGCACACTGATAAGCCTGGGGTCATTGGACGCGTAGGACGGATTTTAGGTGACCATGAAGTAAATATTGCAACCATGCAAGTAGGACGCAAAAATGCCGGCGGAGAAGCCATCATGATGCTCTCATTCGACCGTTCCTTAGACGAATCCTTGCTGACAACTTTATCTGAAATTAATGATATCGTTTCTATTAGAGCGATTGAATTATAA
- a CDS encoding ATP-binding protein: MSNMKKVLYIYVLISIIWIFGTDQLVAFFDYDIYTFILISKLKGIVFIVATSIFIYYLINKNEQFKELEREKEKLLSLINSMVDFVNFKDGQGRWIEVNTFGLNLFQLQGVDYKGKTDRELAEYTDFYKEALLYCEKSDEITWQGGAVSRSEEIISLPDGSFKTFDTIKVPLYNEDESRKALVVIGRDITQMKEAEDRLQKAEKLSVVGGLAASVAHEIRNPLTSLKGFVQLMNKNDSVNKTYYEIMESELDRINEIVGELLVLAKPQNIQFKKTNLNQLLCNVISLLESQANMYNINIKFRHAIGLPDIDCEPNQLKQVFINVIKNSIEAGSTIIEIKVSQHKEHALVIIADDGEGMEEERLKRLGEPFYSVKEKGTGLGLTVSYRIIESHNGKISFHSKVGKGTAVEIEIPMKRA, encoded by the coding sequence ATTTTTTGACTACGATATTTATACGTTTATTCTAATTTCAAAATTAAAAGGTATCGTTTTTATAGTCGCAACAAGTATTTTCATCTATTACCTGATTAATAAAAATGAACAGTTTAAGGAATTAGAGCGTGAGAAAGAAAAGCTTTTGTCTCTTATCAATTCCATGGTGGATTTTGTGAATTTCAAAGATGGACAAGGCCGCTGGATTGAAGTGAATACGTTTGGTTTGAATTTATTTCAGCTGCAGGGTGTCGACTATAAAGGAAAAACAGACAGAGAGCTTGCTGAGTACACTGACTTTTATAAAGAGGCACTGCTTTATTGTGAAAAGTCTGACGAGATCACATGGCAGGGCGGAGCTGTCAGCCGAAGTGAAGAGATTATCTCATTGCCAGATGGCAGCTTTAAAACGTTTGATACGATCAAGGTTCCACTGTATAACGAAGACGAAAGCAGGAAGGCGCTTGTCGTAATCGGACGCGATATTACTCAAATGAAAGAAGCGGAAGACCGTCTGCAAAAGGCTGAAAAATTAAGTGTTGTCGGCGGACTTGCTGCAAGCGTAGCTCATGAAATAAGAAACCCTCTGACTTCCCTAAAGGGTTTTGTTCAGCTTATGAATAAAAATGACAGTGTAAATAAAACGTATTATGAAATCATGGAAAGCGAGCTTGACCGGATCAATGAGATAGTCGGCGAACTCCTTGTTCTGGCCAAGCCGCAGAACATCCAATTTAAAAAGACAAATTTGAACCAGCTTCTGTGCAATGTCATTTCTTTATTAGAATCACAGGCAAATATGTACAATATCAATATTAAATTTAGGCATGCAATCGGCCTGCCGGATATAGATTGTGAGCCAAATCAGCTTAAACAGGTTTTTATTAATGTCATCAAGAATTCGATTGAAGCCGGATCTACAATCATTGAGATAAAAGTCAGCCAACACAAGGAACATGCTCTCGTTATTATTGCAGACGATGGTGAGGGCATGGAGGAAGAAAGACTTAAAAGACTTGGTGAACCTTTCTACTCCGTAAAAGAGAAAGGAACAGGACTGGGACTGACCGTAAGCTACAGAATCATTGAATCACATAACGGTAAAATTTCTTTTCACAGCAAGGTTGGAAAAGGGACTGCCGTTGAAATTGAAATTCCAATGAAAAGAGCATAA
- a CDS encoding ferredoxin, whose protein sequence is MAKYTIVDKDTCIACGACGAAAPDIYDYDDEGIAFVTLDDNQGIVEVPEILEEDMMDAYEGCPTDSIKIADEAFDGDALKFE, encoded by the coding sequence ATGGCAAAGTATACAATCGTTGACAAAGATACTTGCATTGCTTGCGGTGCATGTGGAGCAGCAGCACCAGACATTTATGATTATGATGATGAGGGTATTGCATTTGTAACCCTTGATGATAACCAGGGAATTGTCGAAGTACCTGAAATCTTAGAGGAAGACATGATGGACGCTTATGAAGGCTGTCCGACTGATTCCATTAAAATTGCAGATGAGGCTTTTGACGGCGACGCTTTAAAGTTTGAATAG
- a CDS encoding ECF transporter S component, with translation MQQSKVKKQVSIAMLASVGFVLMIFNFPIGFSSFLELDFGDVPAIIAAILFGPGAGIMVEAIKNILHYIIIGNATGVPVGQLANFVAGVLYILPASYMYRKMNSMRGLAIGLSIGTIVMALVMSVLNYYLFMPAYTWFLNAPAMAAPELRALIATGILPFNLIKGIVMGFVFMAIFAKLKTWVHAQSDYKRAA, from the coding sequence ATGCAGCAAAGTAAGGTGAAAAAGCAGGTATCAATCGCAATGCTTGCAAGTGTAGGGTTTGTATTAATGATTTTTAATTTTCCGATTGGATTTTCAAGCTTTTTAGAGCTTGATTTCGGAGATGTTCCAGCCATTATTGCAGCTATTCTGTTTGGGCCTGGTGCTGGAATTATGGTTGAAGCGATCAAAAATATTCTTCATTACATTATTATAGGGAATGCAACAGGAGTTCCTGTTGGCCAGCTGGCTAATTTTGTCGCAGGCGTTTTATATATCCTGCCTGCTTCCTATATGTACCGTAAAATGAATTCAATGAGAGGCCTTGCAATTGGACTTTCAATCGGCACAATCGTAATGGCCTTAGTTATGAGTGTGTTAAATTATTACCTGTTCATGCCGGCATACACCTGGTTCCTTAATGCCCCGGCAATGGCAGCGCCAGAATTGCGCGCCCTTATTGCAACAGGAATTCTGCCTTTTAACTTAATCAAGGGAATTGTCATGGGATTTGTGTTTATGGCGATCTTCGCCAAGCTGAAAACATGGGTTCATGCACAATCGGACTATAAACGTGCTGCTTAA